In Akkermansia muciniphila ATCC BAA-835, the genomic stretch ATGCACGTAAAAACCAGGGCTTTCTTGGGCTGCTTATGTACGATGCTCGCTTCCGGGCCAACGCTCAGGAATTCATCCGCAATCTGAGGGATTACGGCATTCTGAGGTACCGGAATCCTAACGAACCCCAAGTCAAACCGGACCCCCGCGGCGGTTTTTCAGGAAGCCGCCGCTGAGAGACCGCACAATTCCGGGTGAAGCCGCTTTACACACTTGCCAATAGTGGGAAGCGTGCTAAATAATTTCCAATGTGAGAGGCGAAAACATGTAAGTCGACATGTTTTTCAACAGGAACCAACCCTTAATACTCTAATCAACCATGCAAGACAACCAAACCGAACTTGAAACGACCGCAGCAGCAAACGACACTTCCTGCTCCTGCCCTTCCGCCCGCGAGCTTGCCGTCACCAGATTTCAACAGGCCAGGGCTTTCGCCGCAGCTAAAGTAAACCAAATCCGCAAGGCGGCTACGGAACAGGCCAGCACCATCTGCGACTACGCCCAGGAAAAGGGAGAAGTCATCCGTGACAAGGCCAAGAAGTTCCACGAAGCAGGCGAAGAATACGTGAAGGAAAAGCCCACCCAGTCCGTGCTGATTGCCATGGGCGT encodes the following:
- a CDS encoding DUF883 family protein, which translates into the protein MQDNQTELETTAAANDTSCSCPSARELAVTRFQQARAFAAAKVNQIRKAATEQASTICDYAQEKGEVIRDKAKKFHEAGEEYVKEKPTQSVLIAMGVGLLIGLLIRRR